One Diabrotica virgifera virgifera chromosome 3, PGI_DIABVI_V3a genomic window carries:
- the LOC126881188 gene encoding uncharacterized protein LOC126881188 isoform X2, protein MFNRLSHNWYFLSYVTNVLSERYVRMYAITNCFVLILSCFVFLKIELRQSFTIIEMEQHTTRLKKCCVPGCTDSTSKRFRFPNPHDAMDMFLEWLKLIKTNRLSKYTPLRVYKNFCICSRHFKEEDRVPDVKSGRRGIIKGAIPRLFLPPQSKKCTSDYQDEENYLGYVRPSTSQQDRNMEQDRNARPSTSQQDLSSNMEQDRNARPSTSQQDIMERDIEETPAKKRFIDHDYAKSPTYQQDLSDNMEQDRNARPSTSQQDLSDNMEQDRNAGGKQQGRKARRGILKSIQISRKQYLTPKKRKMYTKIVASSNRIHKLAYRLSSYQEKLQAAKRLSETVPFRKLAEQVNPLTYTFILSQIRTQQQKLKGRKFTIDEKVLALTLFKGSGKGYKLLSKIFSLPSKRTLTNLLNKIKLNPGINEIMFEMLQKSVHKMTPRDRHCVLMFDEMFLSTRLQYNQKEDKIEGLEDYGTERCPNFANYINVFMIKGIYKQWKQPICYTFSDGATKSRKLKNLIIDVIKQLQNIGLTVVATVCDQGGPNAAAVNLLIQESRTEYLRIGQDYQYFGFLVNGKEIVPLYDTPHLFKGLRNNLLNKDLHFELHGKKGIAKWDHIEQFYQLDASEPLRICPKLTDEHVLRNKIKKMKVKNCMQVFSHQVGSLMVKLVEWKAEVNLCSEVADTGRIILFLDELFDSLNSNQKTAPVSKPLKGGVTLTSNHDQFWKRSLTVLNKMKFFDRKKQKFVSVPSLKNLNFTIRGFLYLKNKLLKTNNNYLLLRAFQQDALENFFGLIRSYRATDNSVSVSDAITTFKALVINNFMSFHSPESNCEKDVSEGALDTLRFFLTGEVLPGCTPLVPDLNYSLPMSVSNVKKTRVGRCTVTYVAGYVAKKVLKKVSCEQCKYNMLFRDKKGDTEFIEARQYNMSNLTVPGNLLTHYVSEALAKLFYLIPRVCHMQPLHSILCEQLNKDKLLTFSVFNCKIHSNVGSNLCKFIVRLSVYMWCKSVNTILNGKDQKFINGIKSKSEYTKTDPIKLVAYRKYEKRRKQFFKDRS, encoded by the exons ATGTTTAATAGATTAAGTCACAATTGGTATTTTTTGAGTTACGTCACTAATGTTCTCAGCGAGCGATATGTACGCATGTACGCCATTACAAATTGCTTTGTGTTGATTTtgtcttgttttgtttttttaaaaattgagCTAAGACAGAGTTTTACCATTATTGAAATGGAACAACATACAACAAGACTTAAAAAATGTTGCGTTCCTGGTTGCACCGATTCAACAAGCAAACGATTTCGTTTTCCAAATCCACATGATGCGATGGACATGTTTTTGGAATGGTTGAAACTAATCAAAACGAATCGATTAAGTAAGTATACACCACTACGTGTTTACAAGAATTTTTGTATTTGTTCTAggcattttaaagaagaagataggGTACCAGACGTGAAATCTGGAAGGAGAGGAATTATCAAAGGGGCCATCCCGCGCTTATTTTTACCGCCACAAAGTAAGAAATGTACCTCAGATTATCAGGATGAAGAAAATTATTTAGGTTATGTCAGGCCTTCTACTTCCCAGCAAGACAGAAATATGGAGCAAGACAGAAATGCCAGGCCTTCTACTTCCCAGCAAGATTTATCTAGTAATATGGAGCAAGACAGAAATGCCAGACCTTCTACTTCCCAGCAAGACATAATGGAAAGAGATATTGAGGAAACTCCAGCCAAAAAGAGGTTTATTGATCATg ATTATGCCAAGTCTCCTACTTACCAGCAAGACCTATCTGATAATATGGAGCAAGACAGAAATGCCAGGCCTTCTACTTCCCAGCAAGACTTATCTGACAATATGGAGCAAGACAGAAATGCTGGTG GCAAACAGCAAGGCAGGAAGGCAAGGAGAGGCATTTTAAAAAGTATACAAATTTCAAGGAAGCAGTACTTAACACCAAAGAAAAGGAAAATGTATACAAAAATTGTTGCATCAAGTAATAGAATTCATAAGTTGGCATATAGATTATCAAGTTACCAAGAAAAATTACAGGCTGCTAAACGTTTATCAGAAACAGTACCATTTAGAAAATTGGCTGAGCAGGTTAATCCATTAACATATACATTTATTTTGTCTCAAATTCGTACCCAACAACAAAAACTGAAGGGAAGAAAATTTACCATAGATGAGAAGGTCCTGGCTCTAACACTATTTAAAGGAAGTGGAAAAGGGTACAAACTGCtgtcaaaaattttttctttGCCATCTAAAAGAACGTTGACAAATTTATTGAATAAGATTAAATTAAATCCTGGAATTAATGAGATCATGTTTGAGATGTTACAAAAGAGTGTCCACAAAATGACGCCAAGGGACCGGCACTGTGTATTAATGTTCGATGAAATGTTTTTGTCAACACGTCTACAATACAACCAAAAAGAAGATAAGATAGAGGGGTTAGAAGATTATGGTACTGAAAGGTGCCCAAATTTTGCCAACTATATAAATGTGTTTATGATTAAAGGTATTTACAAACAATGGAAGCAGCCAATCTGTTATACATTTAGTGATGGAGCTACAAAaagtagaaaattaaaaaacttgATAATCGACGTAATTAAACAACTGCAAAATATTGGATTAACTGTTGTAGCCACAGTATGCGACCAAGGAGGACCAAATGCAGCAGCAGTCAACTTATTAATTCAGGAATCCCGGACGGAATATTTAAGAATAGGACAAGACTATCAATATTTTGGATTTCTTGTTAATGGCAAAGAAATTGTTCCTCTCTATGATACCCCACACCTATTTAAAGGCTTGAGGAACAACTTATTAAACAAGGATCTACATTTCGAGCTTCATGGAAAGAAGGGTATTGCTAAATGGGACCACATAGAGCAATTCTACCAGCTGGATGCATCGGAGCCCTTAAGAATTTGCCCAAAATTAACAGACGAACATGTGTTGAGGAACAAAATCAAAAAGATGAAAGTGAAGAACTGCATGCAAGTCTTCAGTCACCAAGTTGGAAGTTTAATGGTGAAACTTGTAGAGTGGAAAGCTGAAGTGAATCTGTGTAGTGAAGTGGCAGATACAGGtcgtataattttatttttagatgAACTTTTTGATTCTTTGAATTCCAATCAGAAAACTGCTCCTGTAAGCAAACCTTTGAAAGGTGGTGTTACCTTAACATCAAACCATGATCAATTTTGGAAACGATCtttaactgttttaaacaaaATGAAATTCTTTGATAGAAAGAAACAGAAATTTGTTTCTGTACCAtcattaaaaaatttgaattttaccaTTCgtggatttttatatttaaagaacaaattattaaaaactaataataattacTTACTGTTAAGAGCATTTCAGCAAGATGCTTTAGAAAATTTTTTCGGGTTAATTAGAAGTTATAGAGCTACAGATAATTCAGTAAGTGTGTCAGATGCTATAACCACCTTCAAAGCTTtggttataaataattttatgtcTTTCCATTCACCTGAAAGCAATTGTGAAAAAGATGTTAGTGAGGGAGCACTAGACACCTTACGTTTTTTTTTAACTGGTGAGGTATTACCAGGTTGTACACCTTTAGTACCTGACCTTAATTATTCACTTCCTATGTCAGTTTCAAATGTTAAGAAAACTCGGGTGGGAAGGTGTACTGTAACTTATGTTGCAGGATATGTAGCAAAAAAAGTATTGAAGAAGGTTTCATGTGAGCAATGTAAATACAATATGTTATTTAGAGACAAGAAAGGAGATACAGAATTTATTGAAGCCAGGCaatataatatgtcaaatttaacaGTGCCTGGGAATTTGTTGACTCATTATGTATCTGAGGCCCTTGCAAAATTGTTTTACCTAATTCCAAGGGTCTGTCATATGCAACCTTTACACTCTATATTGTGTGAACAACTTAATAAAGATAAACTTTTAACATTTTCAGTATTCAATTGTAAAATACATTCAAATGTTGGTTCAAATCTGTGTAAATTTATTGTTAGACTTTCTGTATATATGTGGTGTAAAAGTGTAAATACAATTCTAAATGGCAAAGACCAGAAATTTATTAATGGTATAAAAAGTAAGTCAGAATATACTAAGACAGATCCTATAAAATTGGTTGCTTatagaaaatatgaaaaaaggagaaaacaattttttaaggACCGATCATAA
- the LOC126881188 gene encoding uncharacterized protein LOC126881188 isoform X1 — protein MFNRLSHNWYFLSYVTNVLSERYVRMYAITNCFVLILSCFVFLKIELRQSFTIIEMEQHTTRLKKCCVPGCTDSTSKRFRFPNPHDAMDMFLEWLKLIKTNRLSKYTPLRVYKNFCICSRHFKEEDRVPDVKSGRRGIIKGAIPRLFLPPQSKKCTSDYQDEENYLGYVRPSTSQQDRNMEQDRNARPSTSQQDLSSNMEQDRNARPSTSQQDIMERDIEETPAKKRFIDHDYAKSPTSQQDLSDNMDQDRNARPSTSQQDLSNNMEQDRNARPSTSQQDIMETDIEETPAKKRFIDHDYAKSPTYQQDLSDNMEQDRNARPSTSQQDLSDNMEQDRNAGGKQQGRKARRGILKSIQISRKQYLTPKKRKMYTKIVASSNRIHKLAYRLSSYQEKLQAAKRLSETVPFRKLAEQVNPLTYTFILSQIRTQQQKLKGRKFTIDEKVLALTLFKGSGKGYKLLSKIFSLPSKRTLTNLLNKIKLNPGINEIMFEMLQKSVHKMTPRDRHCVLMFDEMFLSTRLQYNQKEDKIEGLEDYGTERCPNFANYINVFMIKGIYKQWKQPICYTFSDGATKSRKLKNLIIDVIKQLQNIGLTVVATVCDQGGPNAAAVNLLIQESRTEYLRIGQDYQYFGFLVNGKEIVPLYDTPHLFKGLRNNLLNKDLHFELHGKKGIAKWDHIEQFYQLDASEPLRICPKLTDEHVLRNKIKKMKVKNCMQVFSHQVGSLMVKLVEWKAEVNLCSEVADTGRIILFLDELFDSLNSNQKTAPVSKPLKGGVTLTSNHDQFWKRSLTVLNKMKFFDRKKQKFVSVPSLKNLNFTIRGFLYLKNKLLKTNNNYLLLRAFQQDALENFFGLIRSYRATDNSVSVSDAITTFKALVINNFMSFHSPESNCEKDVSEGALDTLRFFLTGEVLPGCTPLVPDLNYSLPMSVSNVKKTRVGRCTVTYVAGYVAKKVLKKVSCEQCKYNMLFRDKKGDTEFIEARQYNMSNLTVPGNLLTHYVSEALAKLFYLIPRVCHMQPLHSILCEQLNKDKLLTFSVFNCKIHSNVGSNLCKFIVRLSVYMWCKSVNTILNGKDQKFINGIKSKSEYTKTDPIKLVAYRKYEKRRKQFFKDRS, from the exons ATGTTTAATAGATTAAGTCACAATTGGTATTTTTTGAGTTACGTCACTAATGTTCTCAGCGAGCGATATGTACGCATGTACGCCATTACAAATTGCTTTGTGTTGATTTtgtcttgttttgtttttttaaaaattgagCTAAGACAGAGTTTTACCATTATTGAAATGGAACAACATACAACAAGACTTAAAAAATGTTGCGTTCCTGGTTGCACCGATTCAACAAGCAAACGATTTCGTTTTCCAAATCCACATGATGCGATGGACATGTTTTTGGAATGGTTGAAACTAATCAAAACGAATCGATTAAGTAAGTATACACCACTACGTGTTTACAAGAATTTTTGTATTTGTTCTAggcattttaaagaagaagataggGTACCAGACGTGAAATCTGGAAGGAGAGGAATTATCAAAGGGGCCATCCCGCGCTTATTTTTACCGCCACAAAGTAAGAAATGTACCTCAGATTATCAGGATGAAGAAAATTATTTAGGTTATGTCAGGCCTTCTACTTCCCAGCAAGACAGAAATATGGAGCAAGACAGAAATGCCAGGCCTTCTACTTCCCAGCAAGATTTATCTAGTAATATGGAGCAAGACAGAAATGCCAGACCTTCTACTTCCCAGCAAGACATAATGGAAAGAGATATTGAGGAAACTCCAGCCAAAAAGAGGTTTATTGATCATg ATTATGCCAAGTCTCCTACTTCCCAGCAAGACCTATCTGATAATATGGACCAAGACAGAAATGCTAGGCCTTCTACTTCCCAGCAAGATTTATCTAATAATATGGAGCAAGACAGAAATGCCAGACCTTCTACTTCCCAGCAAGACATAATGGAAACAGATATTGAGGAAACTCCAGCCAAAAAGAGGTTTATTGATCATg ATTATGCCAAGTCTCCTACTTACCAGCAAGACCTATCTGATAATATGGAGCAAGACAGAAATGCCAGGCCTTCTACTTCCCAGCAAGACTTATCTGACAATATGGAGCAAGACAGAAATGCTGGTG GCAAACAGCAAGGCAGGAAGGCAAGGAGAGGCATTTTAAAAAGTATACAAATTTCAAGGAAGCAGTACTTAACACCAAAGAAAAGGAAAATGTATACAAAAATTGTTGCATCAAGTAATAGAATTCATAAGTTGGCATATAGATTATCAAGTTACCAAGAAAAATTACAGGCTGCTAAACGTTTATCAGAAACAGTACCATTTAGAAAATTGGCTGAGCAGGTTAATCCATTAACATATACATTTATTTTGTCTCAAATTCGTACCCAACAACAAAAACTGAAGGGAAGAAAATTTACCATAGATGAGAAGGTCCTGGCTCTAACACTATTTAAAGGAAGTGGAAAAGGGTACAAACTGCtgtcaaaaattttttctttGCCATCTAAAAGAACGTTGACAAATTTATTGAATAAGATTAAATTAAATCCTGGAATTAATGAGATCATGTTTGAGATGTTACAAAAGAGTGTCCACAAAATGACGCCAAGGGACCGGCACTGTGTATTAATGTTCGATGAAATGTTTTTGTCAACACGTCTACAATACAACCAAAAAGAAGATAAGATAGAGGGGTTAGAAGATTATGGTACTGAAAGGTGCCCAAATTTTGCCAACTATATAAATGTGTTTATGATTAAAGGTATTTACAAACAATGGAAGCAGCCAATCTGTTATACATTTAGTGATGGAGCTACAAAaagtagaaaattaaaaaacttgATAATCGACGTAATTAAACAACTGCAAAATATTGGATTAACTGTTGTAGCCACAGTATGCGACCAAGGAGGACCAAATGCAGCAGCAGTCAACTTATTAATTCAGGAATCCCGGACGGAATATTTAAGAATAGGACAAGACTATCAATATTTTGGATTTCTTGTTAATGGCAAAGAAATTGTTCCTCTCTATGATACCCCACACCTATTTAAAGGCTTGAGGAACAACTTATTAAACAAGGATCTACATTTCGAGCTTCATGGAAAGAAGGGTATTGCTAAATGGGACCACATAGAGCAATTCTACCAGCTGGATGCATCGGAGCCCTTAAGAATTTGCCCAAAATTAACAGACGAACATGTGTTGAGGAACAAAATCAAAAAGATGAAAGTGAAGAACTGCATGCAAGTCTTCAGTCACCAAGTTGGAAGTTTAATGGTGAAACTTGTAGAGTGGAAAGCTGAAGTGAATCTGTGTAGTGAAGTGGCAGATACAGGtcgtataattttatttttagatgAACTTTTTGATTCTTTGAATTCCAATCAGAAAACTGCTCCTGTAAGCAAACCTTTGAAAGGTGGTGTTACCTTAACATCAAACCATGATCAATTTTGGAAACGATCtttaactgttttaaacaaaATGAAATTCTTTGATAGAAAGAAACAGAAATTTGTTTCTGTACCAtcattaaaaaatttgaattttaccaTTCgtggatttttatatttaaagaacaaattattaaaaactaataataattacTTACTGTTAAGAGCATTTCAGCAAGATGCTTTAGAAAATTTTTTCGGGTTAATTAGAAGTTATAGAGCTACAGATAATTCAGTAAGTGTGTCAGATGCTATAACCACCTTCAAAGCTTtggttataaataattttatgtcTTTCCATTCACCTGAAAGCAATTGTGAAAAAGATGTTAGTGAGGGAGCACTAGACACCTTACGTTTTTTTTTAACTGGTGAGGTATTACCAGGTTGTACACCTTTAGTACCTGACCTTAATTATTCACTTCCTATGTCAGTTTCAAATGTTAAGAAAACTCGGGTGGGAAGGTGTACTGTAACTTATGTTGCAGGATATGTAGCAAAAAAAGTATTGAAGAAGGTTTCATGTGAGCAATGTAAATACAATATGTTATTTAGAGACAAGAAAGGAGATACAGAATTTATTGAAGCCAGGCaatataatatgtcaaatttaacaGTGCCTGGGAATTTGTTGACTCATTATGTATCTGAGGCCCTTGCAAAATTGTTTTACCTAATTCCAAGGGTCTGTCATATGCAACCTTTACACTCTATATTGTGTGAACAACTTAATAAAGATAAACTTTTAACATTTTCAGTATTCAATTGTAAAATACATTCAAATGTTGGTTCAAATCTGTGTAAATTTATTGTTAGACTTTCTGTATATATGTGGTGTAAAAGTGTAAATACAATTCTAAATGGCAAAGACCAGAAATTTATTAATGGTATAAAAAGTAAGTCAGAATATACTAAGACAGATCCTATAAAATTGGTTGCTTatagaaaatatgaaaaaaggagaaaacaattttttaaggACCGATCATAA